The window accaaaatggacgaTCTCActtttaccaacattgtactccatctgttcaattcttgcccactcacttcacctacctatatccctctgcagactttcagtgtcttctgcacactttgttctactactcatcttagtgtcatctgcgaactttgaCGCACTACACCATCTCTCCAAAGCCCAGTATATATTTCCTAAGGTGTTGTTTTCAGAAGTGCTTACAACACTCCAGGTATGATAGTACTCAGTGGTAGCACTCCTGTTTCTGAGTCAGACAGTTAAgagtttgagctgaaaatgtgttgctggaaaagcgcagcaggtcaggcagcatccaaggaacaggagaatcgacgtttcgggcatatgcccttcttcaggaatgaggaaagtgtgtccagcaggctaagataaaatgtagggaggagggagttgggggaggggcgttggaaatgcaataggtggagggaggtcaagatgagggtgataggccggagtggggtgggggcggagaggtcaggaagaagattgcatgtTAGGAAGGCNNNNNNNNNNNNNNNNNNNNNNNNNNNNNNNNNNNNNNNNNNNNNNNNNNNNNNNNNNNNNNNNNNNNNNNNNNNNNNNNNNNNNNNNNNNNNNNNNNNNNNNNNNNNNNNNNNNNNNNNNNNNNNNNNNNNNNNNNNNNNNNNNNNNNNNNNNNNNNNNNNNNNNNNNNNNNNNNNNNNNNNNNNNNNNNNNNNNNNNNNNNNNNNNNNNNNNNNNNNNNNNNNNNNNNNNNNNNNNNNNNNNNNNNNNNNNNNNNNNNNNNNNNNNNNNNNNNNNNNNNNNNNNNNNNNNNNNNNNNNNNNNNNNNNNNNNNNNNNNNNNNccctcgaactcagcaccgccttcctaacctgcaatcatcttcctgacctctctgcccccactccactgcggcctatcaccctcaccttgacctccctccacctatcgcatttccaaagcccctccccaaagtccctcctccctgccttttatcttagcctgctggacacactttcctcattcctgaagaagggcttatgcccgaaatgtcgattctcctgttccttggatgctgcctgacctgctgcgcttttccagcaacacattttcagctctgatctccagcatctgcagtcctcactttctgctcgaagagttaagagtttgagtccagaTGTTTGACTCCATAATCCAGACTGACAGGTCAGTGTTgcactgaggaagtgttgcactgttggaagtgcttTCTTTCAGgtcaggtgagatgttaaacaaAGGCCCTATTTGTCCTGTCAGGCAGTTGTAAGAGACAAAATGGCATTATTTCAAGAAGACCAGGGATGTTTTCTGTCATTGCTGaggcaatatttatccctcaactcaCATCCATGCCAGAAATAATTTGGCCATTTCCCCATTGCTGGAGGAGCATGAGGTTCATGAATCTTCTCTCACAGGCTTTTGGATTTTCTTTACAAAAATCAAATCTTTTTttctcagagagcagtggagagTTTGGAGGCTGAATACATTTGAGGCTgaattaaacagatttttaatccacAGGGGAATCAGGGGTTATATGGGGGTGGGCAGAAATGAGTCAAACATCTGGAGCGggactcaaactcttaactgTCTGACTCAGAAACAGGAGTGCTACCACTGAGTACTATCATACCTGGAGTGTTGTAAGCACTTCTGAAGGTGAAGTCAAAGCCACAATTGGACTATTTCATTGAGTATCAGACATGGCTCAATGGGCGTGcgagaaacatagaaacagggagcaggagtaggtcatttagccctttgagtctgttccaccattcaatatgatcaccgaAGTTTCTCCATCTTAATGTcatattctcactttctccccatactgcTAGATGCCTTTAATATCCAAAAATAATCTGTCTCTTTCTTCAATATATTCGGTAACTTGgtttctacagccttctgtgatgAGGAATTCCATAAGTTCACTTCCATTTGAGAAGAATTTTTTTCCTCGTTAGTCCTACATGGCCCAcctcttatcctgagactgtgacccctggttccaaACTCCCtaaccacagaaagcattctccctgcatctagtctgtccagcctgGTTAgaattttctacatttcaatcagatcccctttcaaCTTTTTACACTTTTGTGAGTAGaaacctactccagctcctaattCTTATAAATTTTCCAGCATGTTTCTCCTCTTATAATTGTGACCATACTTCAAAAGAACTTATTATATTTTAGGATGTATTGAGGCTGTGacaggtgctacataaatgcaagtttttcttccATGCCTCCTATATCATAACTGCAGAAATATTTATGGGGGAGGGTTTTAAATTGATCTATTCTAGTCACATAGCCACAAATCAATCTCTTAGTAAATCTGCAACCATTTTTCAGTGCAACCAATCTTATTTCCACTCAAGTTCAGTAAACAATCTTTTTTAAGAGGCTTGTTTGCTATTCACACAGGCACTTTTACTAGTTCTGAAATTTAaaatcatcatttttttttctaagcCAATATTAAATAAAGTACAATACAGTGAAAAATCAACTGTTAGTTCTCTCCAAGCTCACTTTGTGATTTGGTGGTTCACATCTAATACTTCCTCCACTccacatcagaaacaaaatcaagacAATTTATGGTTTTCTTTAGTCACTTCATAGAGATCTAACCACAAAATGGCTGCTGAGGATAAAAAACAATATTGTGGGAAGATCTCAAACACTGTGTGTTTTAATGCTTGCATCGAAGAAGAGGGTGTTAAGAATTCCAGAGTGTGGAGCCAAGGCAACTGAAACATAGTCATCAATAGTGTGAGGAAGGGAGTATGAGAATGCCAAGAAGCCGAAGATTAAGGTTCTAAGGGGCAGTGATTCTGGAGGAAGTTGATGCTTTACTTTCCTTTGGGCCACTCATGAGTGGAAACTTTCATCAAATAAAACTGTTACAAAAAAACGAAAGCAAaatgctgcggatgctggaaatctgaaacatgaagaaaatgctggagaaactttctTCAAGTGTCACGTAGGACTCGAAACAgcaactgtttctctccacagttgctgtaaggtctgctgagtttctctaacattttctgcttttgtttacaattaatgaaattttttaaaaaaaatcaaatgcccTTATACTTGTTTCCTGAAGATCTATTGCAGGCATTAGACCAAGGATCTGATGCAAGTTTTCAGCATTGTTCACAATAGTGTGAAGcaatttttaaatgaaacagaACTCCATCTGTGCCTACTTGAGCATAATCACATACTTCTGATCACTAGCATTTAACTTCAATGATATTTCCAATGTTACGAAGCAATTGACGATACATTAAGATTTTTGTTTAATCTGACAAAGGTCAATGTTGAGAGTTAAGAAGTTGACTCTACACCACTCTATCTCTGTGTAGTATAAATGATATTACTTTCTGCTCAGAATTGTCAGGATTGTATATTTGATACTTCCTTGGGGTTTAGGGCCATCAAGCCATGCTGATAAGCTGGCATCATGGTCTTTATCATCTGGAGTACAGCTTTTTCTGCCCAATATTTAGTTAATCAGAACATACTGTAGAAATCATAAAAGAGAATGCTGTTTACACCAGTCTCTGGAAATATAACACATATCACAACATGAATTCTTCTGACATTGTAAAAAGTGAGTAAAGTACTTTACCAAGACAGGACACAGAGTTTGAACCAGTAAAAATTTATTTACATAAAATGCATTTTCATAATGATGTTAAATCATTGCTTACAATTCAGGACACACAAGAGCTATAAATATGGAGCCCACCTTCTATCTAAACATAGGGGTGATTTTAACTGGTAAGATGTTTGTGAAGGTGCAGCTGAGGGGGAAATCCACAACATAGTGAGAGCGCAGAGTGAAGCCGCTGTCATTTTAACTCCTGGACCTAAATTTTCAATAACCCAGGACAGTCTTCCATCTGGCAGAGGTTTAAAACAAGCAAGGCTGTTGGGTTGGAGCATAAAACTTGTCAGGAGCTTGAGGACAGTGGGAACCAAGGGAATTAGAATAAAATTTCAGATTGCAGACAGTGGCTTTGGGAGACGAATGCAGGATGGTGAGGCATCCCTGAGGAGCCAGGAGGGAAGAGGCCTAGCTCCTCCTCCCATTGCTATGGAATTCTGCAGAAAATCAACTTTCAAAAATTATCCCTCACCTCTTCTCGACATTCTTCAGACTTCTACTGGGTTCCCATTACACAGATTAGTTCCATACGGACCAGGGTTTAAAATGCTGGCAAGGCATTGCTTATGTAGCTTGAATGTGACTGAAGTAAAGTGGAGTCCCACTTGCTGGAGGCAGCTAATCTTCCTGTGCTTTGATTAAGCTACATAAAGATGATGGAGGTTAGACCATGGCATAAAACTCTTTTCTACCATCTTACCCTCATCCTTGCCCAACCAAATCATCCCATTGTGTGGGCTACAGTTGACCCCTCAGACTTCATGACAAACTATCATTGATTCTCGTTCAGCCTTTTGAATCAGTGCTAGCTCAAGATTTAAAGTATATATCCTTGCAGATTGGATGCAAGGATATATTAAAAACTTAAAATAGCCACCAATgatgaaataattaaaatcagggatccCCAAGAAGCTGGGATTAGAGGAGCATAGATATCTTGGAGGGTTGCagcaggttacagagatggggaggattgAGGAAGTGAAAGAATTTAAGGATAGAATTTGAAAATCATAACACTGGTTAACCAGGAGCCAATGTCATCGGTGAGCACAAAATGGAGAGGATTTAGTCCAAGTTAGGTCATGAACAGGAAAATTTGGATGACCTTGAGTTTACAAAGATTATTACATGGGAATCTTAACAAGGCTGTTCTGTCAAATGTGTAGCAGGGGAGGGGTTAGTCGAAGTTACAAAAGCGGTAGCAAGCGGTCTTAGTGATGGCACAGATATGTACTTCAAAGCTGTTCAAATGGAACAGAACATGGTGAACAGTTTTGCTCAGCCTCATACAGTTACCAGGGGAAGGATGGAGCCAGCATTCTGCAGAACAGAGTTTGTACTGGGGCTGAAGACAATAtttaatacttttaaaaaaagaatgtgcTTGAATGCACAAGCCTGCTTACTCAGACAATAGGGTTACATCACTTCTCTTGTTAATGAAGATGTTAACaggaagaacaaaggaaattggaGTGCAGGAAAGGAAAGCAGGTCTATCAAGCCATCCCATATTCAAGGTAACTGGGGAACTAATAAATGGTCACTTGCTGAATGCCTTCTCCCCGCACTATACACAATCACCCACACCCAACCTGCCCACACATATGCACTCACCCATACTATTCCACACAGAGACGCGCGCACACACCCAGCCTATGCATATAACACACACTCATGTACCCCACTCATCCACACACATAGATACATTCACACTCAAACACAGAATCATACACACACCCAAACCACACACACCCTATTTATCCACTTATCGATTCATACACACCCCAGACACACCTAATTCATTCACATTCAGccacacatattcacacacacgcTTCCCACTTAccaacacacacatatatatgcacACATTATGCATTCCCTACTCACCTATACACAACCATACATACCCATACAAACACGATCCacacactccacacacacacacctatcaCATGTACAAATTCAAACTGAAtcccaaccacacacacacactcacagatatACACATACAGAGAGatacatataaacaaaaacatcatctccccaaacacacacatagCCATGTAATTGCATGGAGACTGTAGAATTAGTAAAGGGAAAAAATTATGGCAGAGTTTCTAGACAACGCAAACCCTCCTCTCCCATCCACAGGTTGTCTGAAACAGTCCAGCAGATTGCATGACCCATATGTAACATTAATTGTCATCTTCTATAGAAAGAAGCTTCTTCTAGACAACCACTAgatttccaacaatcagcagtTAAAATATTAGGATCATGGACTAGAACTTCTCTGATAGGGAGTGACCTTAACATATCATCATTTCTGGTTCACAGGAGAAATGCAGTACAAATTCATACTTGAATTCTTTGTCACATTAAAGCTGAGCTGAAATGATTTAATGTGCATAGATAACAAAGTCTGCACTTTAACATTTAAACTTGGTAGCTTTTGAAAGAGGAACTCAGTGAATAAATCACCTCACATCCTGGAATGCTCACTTGAGTAACAAAATATAGTTCCATTGTGGTTCCAGTGTGGGGCAGAGTTAGAACTCAAACTGCAACCAACATTCTGATTGTAACTTCAGGGAGACCACATAATAAAATCCAATGCTATAGaaattcactttcaaggaatgaaTAATATTAAATTCAATGTAAATATCACTGCCCACCCAGCCTCTGACACAAAAACATGACACATATTAATTAAAAGGACAATGAACATTTTCAAACACAACTTTGCATGAACTTCCAAACTCGATTACAGTAGGTGCCTATGTTATTGGAGATATAGCTGTTACAAGAAATCAAGTGAACTAGTCTAATTGCAATGTTATGCTACAAACAATTCTGCAAATTCTATATGTACAATTTTATTCTCGCCAATAGaattcatagaattttacagcactgAAAGTGACCGTTCAGTCCATCGTGTCCGCACCAGCTATCAAATACCTATCTCCTCTAACacgaacagaaattgctggaaaaactcagcagatctggcagcatttgtgaagagaaagcaataTTAACGTTGGTGTTtctagtttccagcatccgcagttctttggttttcttGTTTAGTGCCtatctactctaatcccatttcccagcacttgcaTGCTATGGCACTAAGACAGTGACTAAGTCATCGCTACCTTGGTATGCTGCATACATTTGTTAATATACCATGAGTAtcacattttacatttttaaactaGGCCACTTAACTAATGGGTCAATGCCAACTTGGAGACTCACAAGCATATAGATATAAGGTGAGTGTAAAAtaatatggatgctggaaatgtgaactaTAGccgaaaatgctggagaaactggcatGCCTGGCATCATCGTGTGGAAAGAGGGAGAGTTAACATCTGGGGTCCAGCATGACTCTTCTTGAGAATGGTTCCTGGAGAAAGAATAGTGGACTTGAGATGTTAactcttttgctctctctctctctctgtacagacctactgagtttctccggcacttttctgtttttgtcccagaTCAGGCCTGTTGCTTAAAGAGTGGCGAGGGTTTAAATTGCACCGTGTGAAGTAAAGGCACGAAAACGGTCTGCACGTTCAGTATGTGGACAGTCCCTctttgaggggggagggggaaaggtGATGCTCAGGGCAATGAGAGCCACCAAACCGTGAGCTCAGTTCTCGCTCGCTTCGGGCCCGGAGTCGGTGGGGGTGAAGAACTGGACCTTGGGGATGACCAGAGAGGAGGTGCTCCTCCTCATGGAGTTGTTCCTCCTCATGGAGCTGCGCTTCCTCAGCGAGTTCTGGTGCGAGAGCTCGCTCCTCTGCAGGGTCTGGATCAGGATGGAGGGCTTGTCGTCGAGCTCCCGGGCGGAGCAGCGCGGGGTCGCCACCTTGACGCGGTTGCCGAACTTGGAGTAGTCCACCGAGTAGGTGCCGTCCTCCTCGGTGACCACCGGCACGAAGCGGTAACCCCAGAGGATCTCCTCGGAGATGTAGGAGGTGCGGGCCTGGGTGGTGATGCCGGTGGTCTCCACCACCCCCTCGAGGATGACGATGACCTCCAGGTTCTGGCTCTGCAGGTCACTCGCCGAGATCTCGTAGAGCGGGCTGCGGCGGTCCACCACGTGGCTGATGGTGAGCGGAGCCACCAGGAAGATGCTGCCGCTGCCCAGGGGGTTGTCCACCGGGATGTCGATCTGGTGCAGCGGCAGGAGCTCGCCCTCGGCGGTGCTGCTCCTGCGGACCACTTGCATCCTGACCGAGGCGCTGATGATCATGCTCTTCCGGAGGTCGCCCACCCTGAACATGAAGCACAGGCGGCCGTTCCTCAGGCAGATGACGGCGTGCCGGCTGAAGATGAGGGTCTCCGCCCGGCGGTGAGCCTGCGCCGTCTTCATGAAGATACAGCCCAACATGACCGCGTTGATGATCAGCCCCGAGATGTTCTGCACGATGAGGCCGGCGATGGCGCTCGCACACTCCTCGGTGATCATGCGGCCGCCGAAGCCGATGGTGACCTGCACCTCGATGGAGAACAGGAACGCGGAGCTGAAGGAGCGCACTTTGGTGACACACGGCTCCGAGGCGGTGCTCGGCCGCCGGGGGTCCAGGTCTCCGTGAGCGAACGCCAGCAGCCACCACATCATGGCGAAGAGGAGCCAGCTGCACAGGAACGACATGGTGAAGATGAACAGGGTGTAGCGCCACTTGAGGTCCACCAGGGTGGTGAAGACATCCTGCAGGAAGCGGCCCTGCTCTCGGATGTTCTTGTGCGCCGCGTTACACGAGCCGTTCTTGGCGATGAAGCGAGCCTGGCGGGGCCGCGCCGTGTACCGGGGCTGACGCCGCACGTTCTCGGCGGCGATCCGGGCCAGCACGTACTCCTCCGGGATGATGCTCTTCCTGGCCAACATTGTGGCCGCATAGTCCTGGCCTTACCCACCAGGCACCctgcgctgggctgggctgggctgggctgggggcGAGGGCAGACCGCAGACACTGGCGCTCCTGAGTCTGAGTTGGGGTTGGCCTTTTGTAGTGGGatctgggagagagtgtgtgtgagagagagatgggcacTTGTGTCCTCCAGTTACTAAGCAAAACACTCAGTCTTGGTGTCTGGGAGAGAGCAACTCACTCCTGGTCCTGGGCAGACGGGTAGAGTTTGCCGTGATGTCTGGGAGAGAGTGTGGCAGGCACTTTAGTGGTGTCAGGGCGAGAGAGATTGGCACTTCTGTTCCCCCGGCTGTGAAGTAGACCACTCAGTCTTGGTGTCTTGGAGAGAGGAACTCACTCCTGGTCCTTTGTAGACAGTCTGACCTTGTCCGAGACTCAGACGGAGAGAGAGTGGCACTCCTGAACCCACTTTGCTGAGCAGACCAGTTGTACCGGTGTCTGGGAGAGAGTGTGGCACTGCTGATCCTCGGTGTATAAGCAGAGCTTGGCACTTGAATCGGTGTCTGggattgagacagagagagagagagacactccaATATTGATGTAGCCGTGCCCGGTATTCAAAGCCGCGTGTCCTTTTGCTATACACCCGGGCAGGAGGGTCTGCCCTCTTCCTTGATGTCCAAGGCGAAGTGTAACATGGCACCCCTGTCCCTTGGTCCTTTCGCGGTGGTATGCTGGTGTGGGTGCAGCCTGGCACAGCCGTGGGGCCACCTAACGCTCCCGGTCGCTGCTATCCCAGAGCTGGGCAGACCCGCAGGAGAGACAGGCTGAGAGAGAGGAGCATCACTGAAGGAAACCTCGCACATCCACACGGCCAGTCCCGGGCAGAGGTCTGTCTCCtgcctctgtgtgtttgtgtgtgtgtgtgtgtgtgtggtagacTGCACCGGCCTGGGACACACACTCCTGTCTATCGCTACGAGCCCTAAGTAACTACGAGGGCACAGATTCAGCCGATTTTCAACCCTGTTCCCGAATCCAAACTCTAACTTTCTGACGTAAAATGGGAGGATCTTTGAACCTCATTCCCaaaggaaaatctttttttttcaaaaaattaaaaagataaaggctgttaactctttcagatcattaAAATTTGTCTGTTTCGAGCACATTGGTTCCGCTTTGTGTTTTAGTTGCTTTCTGGGACCGGAGTCGCCTGTTTGAATTTCATTGAAATGTCATTTGGAGTTGATTTTTTCGCTCTCCGTTTCGGGATGATGTTCATGTATCAGGGCTCTCGCTCAATTAGACATAAACATTTTCCCACTCAATTTCCGCCCCGCTGAGATTTCTCTGAGGGACTGCTGTCTGCTCCCAACCTCTTAAGCAAACAGTAAGAGAGACCTAGCCGTTCTCTCCACAAGAACTGAAACATTTTCTGACCAGCCCTTGCCAACACCGAATGTCTTAAACCCGGAGATGGCGACAGCTCGTTTCCAGTCCAAAGACTGGACAGTTTAATAGGTTAGGCGGCAGGGTGGGTTACTTAAGGTAACTTTCCGACTGGCAAACGATCTCAGGGCGATGGCAAATGGGAGAGGAGAGAAAATGCGTTTTTTTCGGTACTGTTGAGAAATCTTCGCGAATGTGTCCGGAGGACTGGATTGGTTCTGCCCCTTCGTCAATGCAAAATGAAGTCAGTTTCAGTCTCATGTCTCACAATCAGTTTATTTGACAGTCACCGTGGTCAGAGTAACACAGCGCTTTTTCCATAATGAGAGAGTCCCTTAACAAGGTGGGGGTTTGCACAGATGGAGGGCACTGTCGGGGATCACCAACAACGACTAAAATGTTCCAAATTAGTTGGATTActggaatgaaataaatgattttcaagaagggaggaatATATTGAAAATATGGCTGGATTCCTAAGAGGGCTGGCGTCATCTTTAAGGTTGCAATCCAATTTCATTAACGAGTTGTAATGTCTTGCATGTTCAAAGATAGACGTCTTACAAATCTCATGGAAGCATCTGTTTAATGAGATTAATTTAATCTAGGATACATTTTGTGGCTGTCTAATCTCATAGGgtggtccagtggttagcactgctgcctcacagcgccaaggacccagggtCGATtccccgcctcgggcgactgtctagtGTCGAGTTTGTACATTAtcccagtgtctgagtgggtttcctcccacaatccaacggtGTGCAG of the Chiloscyllium plagiosum isolate BGI_BamShark_2017 chromosome 23, ASM401019v2, whole genome shotgun sequence genome contains:
- the LOC122561592 gene encoding ATP-sensitive inward rectifier potassium channel 8-like encodes the protein MLARKSIIPEEYVLARIAAENVRRQPRYTARPRQARFIAKNGSCNAAHKNIREQGRFLQDVFTTLVDLKWRYTLFIFTMSFLCSWLLFAMMWWLLAFAHGDLDPRRPSTASEPCVTKVRSFSSAFLFSIEVQVTIGFGGRMITEECASAIAGLIVQNISGLIINAVMLGCIFMKTAQAHRRAETLIFSRHAVICLRNGRLCFMFRVGDLRKSMIISASVRMQVVRRSSTAEGELLPLHQIDIPVDNPLGSGSIFLVAPLTISHVVDRRSPLYEISASDLQSQNLEVIVILEGVVETTGITTQARTSYISEEILWGYRFVPVVTEEDGTYSVDYSKFGNRVKVATPRCSARELDDKPSILIQTLQRSELSHQNSLRKRSSMRRNNSMRRSTSSLVIPKVQFFTPTDSGPEASEN